One window from the genome of Deltaproteobacteria bacterium encodes:
- a CDS encoding D-alanyl-D-alanine carboxypeptidase — protein MIGARVGMLLALALGPALAGPARAADAPYTALARDVVGTGQGVYAVAEDGTVLASEAVARAVHPASVTKIATTLALLERLGPDHRFTTRILADGEVTGGVLRGDLVVAAGGDPFLVDEGAALILRRLHALGVRRVTGRLVVRGSLLFDWQRDPTGRALARALGGAITKWPTAPDWPSLRAAALAFGGVPHAEWSAAPTALVEYRSPPLLAIVKALNGYSNNVFHFAADAIGGAAAVQAAARAAVPPEFRGEILIENGAGAGTVNRISPRAAVALLEALRRKVASLGRDLTAVLPVSGIDPGTLRERLLEPPAGRGLVVGKTGTYGSEGASGLAGALRTAHHGVVTFAILNRGVPVPEARRRQDALVGALAVALGAEPWPYDRAATPVFDQAEVR, from the coding sequence GTGATCGGCGCACGGGTCGGGATGCTGCTCGCGCTCGCGCTCGGCCCGGCGCTCGCCGGACCCGCGCGGGCGGCGGACGCGCCGTACACGGCGCTCGCCCGTGACGTCGTCGGCACGGGGCAAGGGGTCTACGCGGTGGCCGAGGACGGCACCGTACTCGCGTCGGAGGCCGTTGCGCGGGCGGTCCATCCCGCGTCGGTCACGAAGATCGCGACGACGTTGGCCCTCCTCGAACGCCTCGGTCCCGACCACCGCTTCACCACCCGCATCCTCGCCGACGGCGAGGTCACAGGCGGCGTGCTCCGCGGCGACCTCGTGGTCGCGGCAGGCGGGGACCCCTTCCTCGTCGACGAGGGTGCGGCGCTCATCCTCCGTCGCCTGCACGCGCTCGGCGTTCGCCGCGTCACGGGTCGGCTCGTCGTGCGCGGGTCGCTCCTCTTCGACTGGCAACGCGATCCTACGGGCCGTGCCCTCGCCCGCGCCCTCGGCGGCGCCATCACGAAGTGGCCGACCGCACCCGACTGGCCGTCGCTCCGCGCCGCCGCACTCGCCTTCGGAGGTGTACCGCACGCCGAGTGGAGCGCCGCGCCGACGGCGCTCGTCGAGTATCGCTCGCCGCCGCTGCTCGCGATCGTGAAGGCCTTGAACGGCTATTCCAACAACGTCTTCCACTTCGCCGCCGACGCGATCGGCGGCGCGGCCGCCGTGCAGGCGGCGGCGCGCGCCGCGGTGCCGCCCGAGTTCCGCGGCGAGATCCTCATCGAGAACGGCGCCGGCGCCGGCACCGTGAACCGCATCAGCCCGCGGGCGGCGGTGGCGTTGCTGGAAGCGCTCCGCCGGAAGGTCGCGAGCCTCGGGCGCGACCTCACGGCGGTGCTGCCCGTGTCGGGGATCGACCCCGGGACGCTGCGCGAACGTCTCCTCGAACCGCCGGCCGGCCGCGGGCTGGTGGTCGGCAAGACCGGCACCTACGGCTCGGAGGGCGCCTCGGGACTCGCGGGAGCGCTCCGCACGGCGCATCACGGTGTCGTCACCTTCGCCATCCTGAATCGCGGCGTGCCGGTGCCCGAGGCGCGCCGGCGCCAGGACGCGCTCGTCGGAGCGCTCGCCGTGGCCCTCGGCGCGGAGCCCTGGCCGTACGACCGAGCGGCCACGCCCGTTTTCGATCAGGCCGAGGTCCGCTGA
- a CDS encoding nuclear transport factor 2 family protein has translation MARRKTKTRTIAARKAAAKKAPKRPVATKPRKRAAVRAARKPKPARTVDPTAAMRALAQHIVDVSLGDDDEAILALYADDVESSEAGGLPAIGKDALRAKFAGWRSMTTETAFEPRRIMVDGNVIVIEWLGRATLAASGRRAELHEVAVHEIRDGKIAREAFFYDPTALA, from the coding sequence ATGGCACGCCGCAAGACGAAGACCCGCACGATCGCCGCCAGGAAGGCCGCCGCCAAGAAGGCGCCGAAACGACCCGTCGCGACGAAACCCCGCAAACGCGCCGCCGTCCGGGCGGCGCGAAAGCCGAAGCCGGCCCGCACGGTCGACCCGACCGCGGCGATGCGCGCCCTCGCGCAGCACATCGTCGACGTCTCGCTCGGCGACGACGACGAGGCCATCCTCGCGCTCTACGCCGACGACGTCGAATCGAGCGAAGCCGGCGGTCTGCCCGCGATCGGCAAGGACGCACTCCGCGCCAAGTTCGCCGGGTGGCGCAGCATGACCACCGAGACCGCCTTCGAGCCGCGCCGGATCATGGTCGACGGCAACGTCATCGTGATCGAGTGGCTCGGGCGGGCGACGCTCGCGGCGTCCGGGCGCCGAGCCGAGCTGCACGAGGTCGCCGTGCACGAGATCCGCGACGGCAAGATCGCACGCGAGGCGTTCTTCTACGATCCCACGGCGCTCGCCTGA
- a CDS encoding glycoside hydrolase family 1 protein produces MTLRAPQVMVAVLLLLVSVSARADFPPGFLWGTAISGFQTEAGGVPANGDPGSDWWVWVHDPTNITSDFVSGDLPENGPGFWDRYPGDLKLAQKRLRNNAFRLGIEWSRIFPSSTAGVDASGGITLPVLQQLDALADQTAVGRYRAVFDEIRARGLTPFVTLVHFTLPLWIHDPIAARDALAGTDPSAPPPSGFGPAGWLDAATVPELAKYAAYVAWKFGDQIDFWTPLNEPIVVAVSGYANIPGALAAYFPPGAFSFSGALAVILNEVAGHAAAYDAVKLWDTVDADGDADPARIGLVHNMVYFVPQRAGQAVDITAAQHADYIYNRVWLNATIHGDVDANVNGAIDSGEHHPEYVGKADFIGVNYYFRGKALGLGGPVTPVVPLFDFLPTTAFENCQPGCSDLGWETFPEGLRVVLNTAAGYGLPLYVTENGMADADDQQRRGYLVNHLRVVEEEITNGLDVRGYFHWSLVDNFEWALGLAPRFGLFGYDPVKQRRKLRRSGQIYARIIKKNTVPQQLRDRY; encoded by the coding sequence ATGACCCTTCGCGCCCCGCAGGTGATGGTTGCCGTGCTTCTGCTGCTCGTATCCGTTTCGGCGCGCGCCGATTTCCCTCCCGGATTCCTCTGGGGAACCGCGATCAGCGGCTTCCAGACGGAGGCGGGCGGGGTGCCCGCGAACGGTGATCCCGGGTCCGACTGGTGGGTGTGGGTCCACGATCCGACCAACATCACGAGCGACTTCGTGAGCGGCGATCTTCCCGAGAACGGTCCCGGCTTCTGGGATCGTTATCCCGGCGACTTGAAGCTCGCGCAGAAGCGCTTGCGCAACAACGCCTTCCGACTCGGCATCGAGTGGAGCCGGATCTTCCCGAGTTCCACGGCGGGCGTCGACGCGAGCGGCGGCATCACGCTCCCGGTGCTCCAGCAGCTCGACGCGCTCGCCGATCAGACGGCGGTCGGGCGCTACCGCGCCGTCTTCGACGAGATCCGCGCGCGCGGGCTCACGCCCTTCGTGACCCTCGTCCACTTCACGTTGCCGCTCTGGATTCACGACCCGATCGCGGCGCGCGACGCGCTCGCCGGCACCGATCCCAGTGCTCCGCCGCCGAGCGGGTTCGGACCGGCGGGGTGGCTCGACGCCGCGACCGTCCCGGAGCTCGCGAAGTACGCGGCGTACGTCGCGTGGAAATTCGGCGACCAGATCGACTTCTGGACGCCGCTGAACGAGCCGATCGTCGTCGCGGTGAGCGGCTACGCGAACATTCCCGGCGCGCTGGCGGCGTACTTCCCTCCGGGGGCGTTCAGCTTCTCGGGAGCGCTCGCCGTCATCCTGAACGAGGTCGCCGGCCACGCGGCGGCCTACGACGCGGTGAAGCTCTGGGACACCGTGGACGCGGACGGCGATGCCGATCCCGCGCGCATCGGCCTGGTCCACAACATGGTCTATTTCGTACCCCAGCGCGCGGGGCAGGCGGTCGACATCACGGCCGCGCAGCACGCCGATTACATCTACAACCGGGTCTGGCTGAACGCGACGATCCACGGCGACGTGGACGCGAACGTGAACGGCGCGATCGATTCCGGCGAGCACCACCCGGAGTACGTCGGCAAGGCAGACTTCATCGGCGTCAACTACTATTTCCGCGGGAAGGCGCTCGGCCTCGGCGGGCCGGTGACGCCGGTGGTGCCGCTCTTCGACTTCTTGCCGACCACCGCCTTCGAGAACTGCCAGCCCGGATGCAGCGACCTCGGATGGGAGACGTTCCCGGAAGGGTTGCGGGTCGTCCTGAACACCGCCGCGGGCTACGGGCTCCCGCTCTACGTGACCGAGAACGGCATGGCCGACGCAGACGACCAACAGCGGCGCGGCTACCTCGTGAACCATCTCCGGGTCGTCGAGGAGGAGATCACGAACGGGCTCGACGTCCGCGGCTACTTCCACTGGTCGCTCGTCGACAACTTCGAGTGGGCGCTCGGTCTCGCCCCGAGGTTCGGGCTCTTCGGCTACGACCCGGTCAAGCAGCGGCGCAAGCTCCGCCGGAGCGGGCAGATCTACGCCCGCATCATCAAGAAGAACACGGTGCCGCAGCAGCTGCGCGACCGCTACTGA
- a CDS encoding PD40 domain-containing protein, whose amino-acid sequence MPRAVRLLLVLALGLCAVPVAAFHYITPPLVQIPPVGNDPGTIRNPSWGGLRYVLFDSDADLLANGSTGRQIFLFDLQTRDVQGVLALTQLTTAAADDNQRGRTGRKAVTVVYDARLGGIGARQLMLLDRHTGAHHQLTNGSGDSTNARIDDGERVVVFESAADFFGSGAGGTQIYRLDLRKALLGCPFPCAASGNAGLTQLTNKTGNNRNAVTSNSGKFIYFQSDADLLNIGQTENQIYLYDNRGQGLSIVSHGPGASRTPTVTRDGGRLVFESEADLTGLATGGTQLFLYRRNKATLRQLTTSPGGSSTSPSMSSNGHAVAFLSPDDLLNNSSVGPELYSYDLKKNVIVQVTDAPANISAPAYASGVFTVFLADGDLAGNGSPGTQLLLTNLFALAGQIVP is encoded by the coding sequence ATGCCTCGTGCCGTCCGCCTATTGCTGGTCCTCGCCCTTGGTCTGTGCGCCGTCCCGGTGGCCGCATTCCACTACATCACGCCGCCGCTCGTGCAGATTCCGCCGGTCGGAAACGACCCCGGCACGATCCGGAATCCGTCCTGGGGCGGCCTTCGCTATGTCCTCTTCGACAGCGATGCCGATCTCCTGGCCAATGGCAGCACCGGCCGGCAGATCTTCCTGTTCGATCTTCAGACCCGCGACGTCCAGGGAGTCCTCGCGCTCACCCAGCTCACCACCGCCGCCGCCGACGACAATCAGCGCGGGCGTACCGGTCGGAAAGCAGTCACGGTCGTGTACGACGCCCGGCTCGGCGGCATCGGGGCGCGCCAGCTCATGCTGCTCGATCGCCACACGGGCGCGCATCATCAGTTGACGAACGGCAGCGGCGACAGCACGAACGCCAGGATCGACGACGGCGAGCGGGTCGTCGTCTTCGAGTCGGCGGCCGACTTCTTCGGCAGCGGCGCGGGCGGCACGCAGATCTACCGCCTCGATCTCCGCAAGGCGCTGCTCGGGTGCCCGTTTCCCTGTGCGGCGAGCGGCAACGCCGGCCTCACCCAGCTCACCAACAAGACCGGCAACAACCGCAACGCCGTCACCAGCAACAGCGGTAAGTTCATCTACTTCCAATCGGATGCGGATCTCCTGAACATCGGCCAGACCGAGAACCAGATCTACCTGTACGACAACCGCGGTCAGGGACTTTCGATCGTGAGCCACGGGCCCGGGGCCTCCCGCACTCCGACGGTGACGCGCGACGGCGGTCGGCTCGTGTTCGAGTCCGAGGCGGATCTCACCGGCCTCGCGACTGGCGGCACGCAGCTCTTCCTCTATCGACGCAACAAAGCGACGCTCCGCCAGCTCACCACTTCGCCCGGCGGCAGCAGCACCTCCCCGTCCATGTCGAGCAACGGCCACGCCGTCGCGTTCCTGTCCCCCGACGATCTGCTCAACAACTCCAGCGTCGGTCCGGAGCTCTACTCCTACGACCTCAAAAAGAACGTCATCGTGCAGGTCACCGACGCCCCCGCGAACATCAGCGCTCCCGCCTACGCTTCGGGCGTGTTCACCGTCTTCCTCGCCGACGGCGACCTCGCCGGGAACGGCAGCCCGGGCACGCAGCTCTTGCTGACGAACCTCTTCGCGCTCGCCGGCCAGATCGTCCCGTAA
- a CDS encoding ABC transporter permease, with product MLRLLRLISYPQLRASWGRTLLVVGGIATGVSLIVAINIINTSVLANFQRTIDLMAGPAQLQVTLGVGEVGFPESLVEQVRGVEDVVASVPLVRGTIALAKDPDDALQLFGADLTAEEELQRYQIDPANRADILRRLADPRALLLTTAFAERHGIRVGDVVQVTTPRLESLTVAGLLEVHGLAAALDGALAVMDLPAAQMLLDKTGRVDQIDVVVAPDKSVTDVQKRVASVVPETLSVSRPEQRSANYERIVSAFQAMLTGLSALCLVVGVFIIYNTTSTGAVRRAAVMGELRVTGATEGVLFRLLMLEAALLGGIGSLLGVAYGIGLAHLLTGMVSDSMGVIFQLRFPVESLAIDLRHVAAILSLGIGTACFASYFAARRMSRVDPADIIRGRTRTESGHFDSRRLLLWWSAMIAASGIALYAQVRLKSFAWGNLGSNLWNASAVVLAVPLVAWSARLFSLLLPRAFGASGRMAAEGVFRSPMRTGLTVAAVAGVLTLAVTVSSLSVSFQRSVTSYYREGGFLPGDLVVSATTTEGGWLETPLPPEVVVGLSEVPGVAAAEAWRAIPGQVFRDERVALFGLGERFIDARRYGARWYREGDPAAAAAALRSGTGANVSSAMAERFDLHVGDALTLDTPTGPLTLPIVGVVRDYISDRGAVIVNRNVLTTRWLEPGVSRVHLFLTPNADPAAVRQAVTAHLGARYRLKIVTMPQVIRYLDDKVKEAFAFTDAIQLLVIIVTVAGIFDLLLARIVERQRELALWRVIGADDGTVRRTIVLESATIGGLGTLLGVPVGLITSWMWVAINYRYLLGYDLDFHVALSTVALSVGIVLLMTLATGYFAARYATQEPILQGIRAD from the coding sequence GTGCTGCGTCTTCTCCGCCTGATCAGCTACCCGCAGCTTCGCGCCAGCTGGGGGCGAACACTGCTGGTGGTCGGCGGGATCGCGACCGGCGTCTCCTTGATCGTCGCGATCAACATCATCAACACGAGCGTCCTCGCGAACTTCCAGCGGACGATCGACTTGATGGCCGGACCCGCGCAACTCCAGGTGACGCTCGGGGTCGGGGAGGTCGGGTTCCCCGAGTCCCTCGTGGAACAGGTCCGGGGCGTCGAGGACGTCGTCGCCTCCGTCCCGCTCGTCCGCGGCACGATCGCGCTCGCCAAGGATCCGGACGACGCGCTCCAGCTCTTCGGTGCCGACCTGACGGCCGAGGAGGAGCTCCAGCGCTACCAGATCGATCCCGCGAACCGAGCTGACATCCTGCGCCGCTTGGCCGATCCGCGCGCACTCCTCCTGACGACGGCCTTCGCTGAACGGCACGGCATCCGAGTCGGAGACGTCGTCCAGGTCACGACGCCGCGGCTCGAGAGCCTCACCGTCGCCGGGCTGCTCGAGGTCCATGGCCTCGCCGCCGCGCTCGACGGCGCCCTCGCCGTCATGGATCTGCCGGCGGCGCAGATGTTGCTCGACAAGACGGGGCGGGTCGATCAGATCGACGTCGTCGTCGCTCCGGACAAGAGCGTGACCGACGTGCAGAAACGCGTGGCTTCGGTCGTGCCGGAGACCCTGAGCGTTTCCCGTCCGGAGCAGCGCAGTGCCAACTACGAACGCATCGTCAGCGCCTTCCAGGCGATGTTGACGGGGCTGAGCGCCCTCTGCCTCGTGGTCGGCGTCTTCATCATCTACAACACCACGTCGACGGGTGCCGTACGGCGGGCCGCCGTGATGGGCGAGCTGCGCGTGACGGGCGCGACGGAAGGCGTCCTGTTTCGCTTGCTCATGCTGGAGGCGGCTCTCCTCGGCGGCATCGGCTCGCTCTTGGGGGTCGCGTACGGCATCGGCCTCGCGCACCTGCTGACGGGCATGGTGTCGGACTCCATGGGGGTCATCTTCCAGCTCCGTTTCCCGGTCGAGTCGCTCGCCATCGATCTCCGGCACGTCGCCGCCATCCTCTCGCTCGGCATCGGAACCGCCTGCTTCGCGTCCTATTTCGCGGCCCGGCGCATGTCCCGCGTCGATCCGGCGGACATCATTCGCGGCCGCACCCGAACCGAGTCGGGACACTTCGACTCACGCCGGCTTCTGCTCTGGTGGAGCGCCATGATCGCGGCCAGCGGCATCGCCCTCTACGCACAGGTACGCCTCAAGTCGTTCGCGTGGGGCAATCTCGGCTCGAACCTCTGGAACGCGTCGGCGGTGGTGCTCGCGGTTCCGCTCGTCGCGTGGTCGGCGCGCCTGTTCTCCCTCTTGCTTCCACGGGCGTTCGGAGCGTCGGGCCGCATGGCCGCCGAGGGTGTCTTTCGCTCGCCGATGCGAACCGGGCTCACCGTCGCGGCGGTAGCGGGTGTGTTGACGCTCGCCGTGACCGTATCCTCGCTGAGCGTCAGCTTCCAGCGCTCGGTCACGAGCTACTACCGCGAAGGCGGATTCTTACCGGGGGATCTCGTCGTGAGCGCGACCACGACCGAGGGCGGCTGGCTCGAGACGCCGCTTCCGCCCGAAGTCGTCGTCGGGTTGTCGGAGGTTCCGGGCGTCGCTGCGGCCGAGGCCTGGCGAGCGATCCCCGGACAAGTGTTCCGCGACGAGCGCGTGGCGCTCTTCGGGCTCGGAGAGCGCTTCATCGATGCCCGCCGCTACGGTGCGCGCTGGTACCGCGAAGGTGATCCCGCCGCCGCCGCCGCCGCGCTGCGAAGCGGGACCGGAGCGAACGTGTCGTCGGCCATGGCCGAGCGCTTCGACCTGCACGTCGGCGACGCGTTGACGCTCGACACGCCGACGGGGCCGTTGACCCTTCCGATCGTCGGCGTCGTCCGCGACTACATCTCCGACCGCGGCGCCGTCATCGTGAATCGCAACGTCCTCACCACCCGCTGGCTCGAGCCTGGGGTGAGCCGGGTCCACCTCTTCCTCACGCCGAACGCCGACCCGGCCGCGGTTCGCCAGGCCGTCACCGCGCACCTCGGCGCCCGATACCGTCTGAAGATCGTCACGATGCCCCAGGTGATCCGCTACCTCGACGACAAGGTGAAGGAGGCGTTCGCGTTCACGGATGCGATCCAGCTCTTGGTGATCATCGTGACCGTCGCAGGGATTTTCGATCTGCTGCTCGCCCGCATCGTGGAGCGCCAGCGAGAGCTCGCGCTCTGGCGGGTGATCGGCGCCGACGACGGGACCGTGCGGCGGACGATCGTGCTCGAGTCCGCCACGATCGGAGGGCTCGGCACCCTGCTCGGTGTCCCCGTCGGCCTCATCACGTCGTGGATGTGGGTGGCCATCAACTACCGCTACCTCCTCGGGTATGACCTCGATTTTCACGTTGCGCTCTCGACGGTTGCCCTGTCGGTTGGCATCGTCCTCCTCATGACGCTCGCCACCGGGTATTTCGCGGCCCGCTACGCCACCCAGGAACCCATCTTGCAGGGCATCCGCGCAGACTGA
- a CDS encoding ABC transporter ATP-binding protein: protein MIEFRKVTKIFGSGDTAVRAVDDLSFIIERGDFWSLMGPSGSGKSTVLHLIAGLTTPTSGAVLVEGRDVARMTSKEAAELRRRRVGYVLQTFNLLPFLTAEENVGMPLVLDNVPQREVDRRVVEALELVKMAHRAKHHPTTLSGGEQQRVAIARALVINPAIVLADEPTGNLDRANGRAVMDLMADLNERLGVTILLVTHDPVFAAMAKRVLRLVDGALEHTTDFDEDDEALAASERGMAG, encoded by the coding sequence ATGATCGAGTTCCGGAAAGTCACGAAGATCTTCGGCAGCGGCGACACCGCCGTCCGCGCCGTCGACGATCTCTCCTTCATCATCGAGCGCGGCGACTTCTGGTCGCTCATGGGGCCGAGCGGCTCGGGCAAGAGCACCGTGCTGCACCTGATCGCCGGGCTCACCACGCCGACGAGCGGCGCGGTCCTCGTCGAAGGCCGCGACGTTGCCCGCATGACCAGCAAGGAGGCTGCCGAGCTCCGGCGCCGCCGGGTCGGGTACGTGCTCCAGACCTTCAACCTTCTGCCCTTCCTCACCGCCGAGGAGAACGTCGGCATGCCGCTCGTCCTCGACAACGTGCCGCAACGCGAGGTCGACCGGCGCGTCGTCGAGGCCCTCGAGCTCGTGAAGATGGCCCACCGCGCCAAGCACCACCCGACCACGCTCTCCGGCGGCGAGCAGCAGCGGGTCGCCATCGCGCGCGCCCTGGTCATCAATCCCGCGATCGTCCTCGCCGACGAGCCCACCGGCAACCTCGACCGCGCCAACGGCCGCGCCGTCATGGATCTCATGGCCGATCTCAACGAGCGGCTCGGCGTGACCATTCTGCTCGTCACCCACGACCCGGTCTTCGCGGCGATGGCAAAGCGGGTGCTCCGCCTGGTCGACGGTGCGCTCGAGCACACGACGGACTTCGACGAGGACGACGAGGCGCTGGCGGCGAGCGAGCGAGGCATGGCTGGTTGA
- a CDS encoding CCA tRNA nucleotidyltransferase — protein sequence MSLPARANAVAVVQRLRDAGFQALLAGGCVRDELLGRTPKDYDVATDAPAASVLGLFAGSLPVGAQFGVVLVPSGADRVEVATFRRDGVYLDSRHPVTVTFGSAREDAARRDFTINGMFLDPIEERVIDYVGGREDLARGIVRAIGDPADRLDEDKLRMLRAVRIAARLGFEIEARTWDTIRREAPLIDRIAWERIGEEIRMILCEGPARRGFELLHASGLLAAIVPELLAMRGVAQTPIHHPEGDVWTHTLLVIEQLRAPTETLALGALLHDVAKPSCAGRKSTAESERITFYGHPERGAEMAVAICQRLKRSRAVWERVAYLVRNHLRLVSAPQMRRSTLTRFLREDGIDELLELARMDATASSGDLRYWEFCRAKLASLSAEQMHPPALVTGRDLIAIGLAPGPRFSEILQAVEEQQLEGALADREAALAWVRAHYA from the coding sequence ATGTCCTTACCCGCGCGCGCCAACGCCGTCGCCGTCGTGCAGCGCCTGCGCGACGCGGGATTCCAGGCGCTTCTCGCGGGAGGATGCGTGCGCGACGAGCTGCTCGGGCGTACACCCAAGGACTACGACGTGGCGACCGACGCACCGGCAGCGAGCGTGCTCGGGCTCTTCGCCGGCAGCCTCCCGGTCGGCGCCCAGTTCGGCGTCGTGCTGGTGCCGTCGGGCGCCGACCGCGTCGAGGTCGCGACCTTCCGCCGCGACGGCGTCTACCTCGACTCGCGCCACCCGGTCACGGTGACGTTCGGGAGTGCGCGCGAGGACGCCGCGCGCCGGGACTTCACCATCAACGGGATGTTCCTCGACCCGATCGAGGAACGCGTGATCGACTACGTCGGCGGCCGCGAGGATCTCGCCCGCGGCATCGTCCGCGCGATCGGCGACCCCGCCGACCGACTCGACGAGGACAAGCTCCGGATGCTGCGCGCGGTGCGCATCGCCGCGCGCCTCGGCTTCGAGATCGAGGCGCGAACCTGGGACACCATCCGCCGCGAGGCGCCGCTCATCGACCGCATCGCCTGGGAACGGATCGGCGAGGAGATCCGCATGATCCTCTGCGAAGGACCGGCGCGGCGCGGCTTCGAGCTGCTGCACGCCTCGGGACTGCTCGCGGCGATCGTCCCCGAGCTGCTCGCGATGCGGGGGGTCGCGCAGACGCCGATCCATCACCCCGAAGGCGACGTCTGGACGCATACGCTCCTCGTGATCGAGCAGCTGCGCGCGCCGACCGAGACCCTCGCGCTCGGCGCCCTCCTGCACGACGTGGCGAAGCCCTCCTGCGCCGGGCGCAAGAGCACGGCCGAGAGCGAGCGCATCACCTTCTACGGGCACCCGGAGCGCGGCGCCGAGATGGCGGTCGCGATCTGCCAACGCCTGAAGCGGAGCCGCGCGGTCTGGGAGCGCGTCGCGTACCTGGTCCGCAACCACCTGCGGCTGGTGAGCGCTCCGCAGATGCGCCGCTCGACGCTCACCCGTTTCCTGCGCGAGGACGGCATCGACGAGCTCCTCGAGCTCGCCCGCATGGACGCCACGGCCTCGAGCGGCGACCTCCGGTACTGGGAGTTCTGCCGCGCGAAGCTCGCGAGCCTCTCCGCCGAGCAGATGCACCCGCCGGCGCTCGTGACCGGGCGGGACCTGATCGCGATCGGCCTCGCGCCCGGCCCGCGCTTCAGCGAAATCCTCCAGGCCGTCGAGGAGCAGCAGCTCGAAGGCGCGCTCGCCGACCGCGAGGCCGCGCTCGCCTGGGTCCGCGCCCACTACGCCTGA
- a CDS encoding DUF1775 domain-containing protein, with product MRAVLALVLVLLAPPLAGAHVVVLPAKSQAGGWERYTVLVPTEKESPTVRVEVRLPKGMDVIAVEAKPGWEGRYEPFPIGAARVEWKGGRVPNGEFVSFEFLAWNPTAPGDLPWQATQWYEDGSSDRWGAAGTDAHHASRTTLEPGKGPRGGLHRHAPTEPVRR from the coding sequence ATGCGTGCCGTCCTCGCGCTCGTCCTCGTGCTCCTCGCGCCGCCGCTCGCCGGCGCCCACGTCGTCGTGTTGCCCGCGAAAAGTCAGGCGGGCGGGTGGGAGCGCTATACCGTCCTCGTTCCGACCGAGAAGGAGTCGCCGACCGTGCGCGTCGAGGTGCGCCTCCCGAAGGGGATGGACGTCATCGCCGTCGAGGCGAAGCCCGGGTGGGAAGGCCGCTACGAGCCCTTTCCGATCGGCGCGGCGCGCGTCGAATGGAAGGGCGGGCGCGTTCCGAACGGCGAGTTCGTGAGCTTCGAGTTCCTGGCGTGGAATCCCACGGCGCCGGGTGACCTGCCCTGGCAGGCGACGCAGTGGTACGAGGACGGATCGAGCGACCGCTGGGGCGCCGCCGGGACCGACGCTCACCACGCCTCCCGAACGACGCTCGAGCCCGGCAAGGGCCCGCGGGGCGGCCTGCACCGCCACGCGCCGACCGAGCCCGTCAGGCGCTGA
- a CDS encoding peptidylprolyl isomerase, which yields MARTSRWAIVFVCFATACANDNASTPAPAPAAGGAVIATYDDKKFTTEDFRREVERLPPRSRAQLTTPDRRRQFVDNYILNELLAEQGRAKGYDRDPDIVRQIDDLRQRLVVQRVMRDYQEAPVLSDADIKAYYDQNQRLFSGAQVHAAHILVKDEALAKRLRAELDAAPDKFEELAKTNSTDTATAARGGDLGFFGQGRMVAEFERAAFALDKPGDLSQVIQSPFGYHIIKLIERKDGPAKPFEDVKERIRVALTNQRRQELVTQRFDKVKADAKITVDEDALAKVELPNPPPGANAAPEITGH from the coding sequence GTGGCACGGACCTCGCGGTGGGCAATCGTCTTCGTGTGCTTCGCAACAGCATGCGCCAATGACAACGCGTCGACGCCGGCGCCCGCACCCGCCGCGGGGGGCGCCGTCATCGCGACGTACGACGACAAGAAGTTCACCACGGAGGACTTTCGCCGCGAGGTGGAGCGCCTTCCGCCGCGCTCGCGCGCGCAGCTCACGACGCCCGACCGCCGTCGCCAGTTCGTCGACAACTACATCCTGAACGAGCTGCTCGCGGAGCAGGGGCGCGCCAAGGGCTACGACCGCGACCCCGACATCGTCCGACAGATCGACGACCTCCGCCAACGCCTGGTCGTGCAGCGGGTGATGCGGGACTACCAGGAGGCGCCCGTCCTCAGCGACGCCGACATCAAGGCCTACTACGACCAGAATCAGCGCCTCTTCTCGGGCGCCCAGGTCCACGCGGCGCACATTCTCGTGAAGGACGAGGCGCTCGCGAAGCGACTGCGCGCCGAGCTCGACGCGGCGCCAGACAAGTTCGAGGAACTCGCCAAGACCAACTCGACCGACACCGCGACCGCGGCGCGCGGCGGCGATCTCGGCTTCTTCGGGCAAGGCCGGATGGTGGCGGAGTTCGAACGCGCGGCGTTCGCCCTCGACAAGCCCGGCGACCTGAGCCAGGTCATCCAGAGCCCCTTCGGCTACCACATCATCAAGCTGATCGAGCGCAAGGACGGTCCCGCCAAGCCCTTCGAGGACGTGAAGGAGCGCATCCGGGTGGCGCTCACCAACCAGCGCCGGCAGGAGCTGGTGACGCAGCGGTTCGACAAGGTGAAGGCGGACGCGAAGATCACGGTGGACGAGGACGCGCTCGCCAAGGTCGAGCTACCGAACCCTCCCCCGGGCGCGAACGCCGCTCCCGAGATCACGGGGCACTGA